CCGAGGGGACAAACATCCCGGGCAAGCGCCCCTCCTCGAGAATCTGCTGCAAGGTCTCGAAATCATGCCAATGCACCAGCAAACCATCTTTTATGGCCTGTTGAAGCAGCAGAGCTTCATCCTGTGCCAGCAAAGAGGCATCTGAAAACATTCCAGAAGGCATGAGACACAAAGACTTGTGATTACGATCCAATCCTGCCTTTACAAACCGCACCAGATTCCGCCCCCACTCCTTGGCGTCATCGTAGACGAGACAAACATGGTCCTGCCAGTGCAGATCTTCAAAAACCTGCTTGAAATCATTGTCGGAAGACGAAATCACTGTCATGACATACTCCGGAAAAACTCGACAGGGCAAAACATTAGCGTTGGTTTTTTATACCACATATTTTAGGTTTCACATAAAATTATCTTGACAAAACCCAGCCCTTTTTCCTATTCCGCTGTTGAAAATCATGGTATGTAAACACCCATGAACATGTCTATGCACCCCATCGGATTTATACGCTCCTGCTTCCCTGAAAAATTCGGAATACCTCGTCAAGCGGGACTGGTTTCCGAAGCACGCGCCACTCTGGAACTGCGCCCCCCATACGACACCCCCGAGGCCGTCAGAGGATTAGAGGGCTTTTCCCACGTATGGCTGATTTTTGTGTTCCACGCCCATCTGGCCAGTGGCTGGAAACCGACGGTGCGCCCACCGCGTCTGGGTGGCAATAAAAGGCTGGGGGTTTTTGCCACCCGATCGCCCTTCCGCCCCAACCCCATCGGCCTGTCAGCGGTTGCCCTGGAAGGTATCGTCACAGAAGGGGGCCACACTGTTCTGCACCTGCGAGGAGCCGATCTGCTCGACGGCACCCCTGTACTCGACATCAAGCCTTATGTGCCCTATGCCGATGCTCTGCCCGATGCACAAGGAGGCTTCGCCAGCGAACGTCCGCAACAGACGGTGCAGGTCGACTTTACCCCCGAAACGCTGGCATACTGCCAAAAAATGCAGAATTCGGGGTACCCCCATCTGGAGCAATTGATCCGTCAAGTACTGACAAACGACCCGCGGCCCGCCTACCAGGCCACCAAGCCCGGCAAACACGCATTCGGCATGCGGTTGCTCGACTTCGAGTTGCAATGGCAGGCCGAACAAAACCGCATGACGGTTACATCTTTAAAAAAAGCCACAGAATAAACAAAGGGCCACACATCTTATGTGCGGCCCCTCAATTTTTCAGCATATGCGACGGTTTTCAGTATTTTCCCTATCCCGTGTCGTCCAGAGCGATGACTTTTCCCGTTCCCCTGCTGACGGAGAATCAGGTGCAAGCGAAACTGCTGCGGATGGTTTTGCAGCAATGAACAATTGTCAACCGGTCGGATCCATCATTTCACCAGACACTCCACCTCAAGCAGGATTTTCACCTCATCGTCTATTTTCCCGATACCTTTGACATATTTCCCACCTCCGTGACCATTGGCGGCCGGGGACGGTTCAACCTGGCCGGCGGGAATATCCATAACCTCGTTGACATGATCGACCACCAACCCCATGGCGTTATCGGCAACATTGACGACAACCACACAGGTACGTTCATCGTAATCGCGGGCCGGCAGACCGAAGCGGGCCCGGACATCCATCACCGGGATGACCTTGCCGCGCAAATTGATCACGCCCTTGATAAAGGGTGGCATATCCGGAACCTTGGTTATCTTAAGTATGCCTATGATTTCAATGACATAGCAAATATCTATGGCATATACTTCTTCCGCCAGAGAAAAAGTAAGATACTTGTCCTTCTGGGTATCTTCCTCGACAACCCCCAGCCCTTCATTATCGCGTGCAGTATTCTCCATTCTTTACCCCCCATTCCTTTCGGCTCGTTTTTCATCGTCCCGGCAACATTACGCCCACATTCCAAAAACTGTGTTCTGTCCACAAAGAACCGATAATATAAGGCATGGTCATGCCAGTCCACGGCTCCTGAGACTCGGCAGACAATCTTTAAAAATACCGTTCTACATGCAAAACCCGGCCCCTGTCTGCAACGGGTCGCGAGCAGCTCGAAAACGCATTGTTGCCCCCTATCCCCTTGCAAAACAGCCAAAATCGCCAAAGAGCCATCCCAGCACAATGAAGCGGCGATGCTTCATCCCCTATTTCGATGGCACACATCTGTGGTATGCCACAGATGTGTGCCCTATAACGGATTTAAAAGCATGACCGGGAAATGTCCGTCCATCGACCGCGGATTCAATATTTCCCGAAGTCACTATCATCCAGAGCGATCACCTCTTCGGGCTTGGTTTTGGCAGAAGGGGCCGGCAACGCCGGTTGTTCCTCAGGTTTGGAGCTTTTCTTGATTTCAGGCAGCGCCTTGGGAGAAGCTTGCACAACCATCTGGCCACCTGCCTGCCGAACGGTAAAGCGGGCAAGCATGATGCGCATCTGGTCCGCCTGGCCGGCCAACTCTTCGGCGGCAGCCGCACTCTCCTCGGCATTGGCGGTATTCTGCTGGGTCACCTGATCGATCTGCCCCAATCCCTGATTTATCTGTTCGATACCGGCGGCCTGTTCATTGGAAGCCGCGGCAATCTCGCTAATCAGGTCGGTGACCGTGGAAACCCCGTCGACGATCCCCTTCAAGGCAGTCGCCGTTTCGTCGGCGATATGTTTGCCGTTTTGTGTCTTGCCCACCGAACCTTCAATCAGATCTGCGGTCTCTCGGGCAGCTGTGGCACTGCGAGCCGCCAGACTGCGTACTTCCTCGGCGACCACGGCAAAACCTTTACCGTGCTGACCGGCACGTGCCGCCTCGACAGCTGCATTGAGCGCCAACAGATTGGTTTGAAAAGCGATTTCGTCGATCACCTTGATAATCTTGGAAATATTCTGTCCGGAAGCATTGATGTCTTCCATGGCGGTCACCATCTGCGCCATTTGCTGATTGCCTTTTTCCGCGGCATCTCGGGCATGGGCCGCGAGTTGATTGGCTTTGGTCGCATTGTCGGCATTGAACCGGGTTTGAGAACCGAGCTCGACCATGGAAGCCGTGACCTCTTCAAGGGAGGACGCCGACTCTGTCGCCCCCTGGGATAAACTCTGGCTGCTGTCGGCGACCTGCCCCGAGCCGGCAGCGATCTGTTCGCCGGCCGACTGAACCTGGGATACCAGGTCGTTTAGACTGTCGGTCATGGTCACCAGCGCCTTGCCGAGGCGATCGCGATCCGAGGCCAACGTCACATCGACGGCCAGATTGCCCGAAGCGATCTGTTCGGCCAGACCGGCCTTATTTTCCAGACCATCGGCCATGCGATCAAGAGCCGTGGTCAGTACACCGATTTCGTCATCGCGATCCAGGTCAAGCCGCCGGGAGACATCGCCGGCTGTAATATCTTCGGCAAAAAGGACGCCAAGCTGCAGCGCATTGACAATGGAACGTGCGATCATATAAATAACCGCACCCACGGCCAGCAAAGTCAATAGAGTCACCATGATGGTGAGATTACGGATGTGCGCGACAGGAGCGAAGATATCGGCCATTTCGGCACCGGCCGCCACGACCCAGCCGGTTTTCCCCACCCGCTGGTACGCCACCATTTTTTCTTTGCCCAGCCACTGATACTTTTGCACACCCCGCTCGTTGCCCAGCAGGTTCTTACCCCACGTATATTCGGAAATGCCTTTGTCCAGGATATTTTCCGCTACGGGGTGCGCGATAAAGGTGCCCCTTCCATCCACCATGTAGGCATAGCCAAGCTTACCGATTTGAATCGGGTCGATATAGTTCTTGTTAAATCGTTCCAGATCTACGGAACCGAGACAGATGCCGACGGTACGGCCCTCGACAACGACCGGCACCGCAACCACGAAGGTCGGTTTGCCATTCGATTTATCCCGAATCACATTGGAAATGGCGGTCCGTCCGGTCATGGCCTCCCGAAAATACTGACGCTGCGACAGATCCATATGTCCGACCACAGTCGAATCCGAAGCTGCGACCACGGTCCCGTCGGCTCCGGTTACCGCCACCAAATAAAAGCGATCCAGATCATCGAACATCTGCCGCAGCGCTTTGTTTGCGCCGGCGGTTGCATTTAAAGAACCACCGCCGCGCTGAGCAAACAGATCGAGTGTGACCTGACGTTTGCTCATCATGGTCACGGCGCCGGTGACCTCTTCCACAAAGCCGTCGACCTGTGTCCCCAAACCGGACGAAACCTGGGTGATTTGCGCCTGGATAAGATCCTCCAGTGC
This DNA window, taken from Syntrophotalea carbinolica DSM 2380, encodes the following:
- the tsaA gene encoding tRNA (N6-threonylcarbamoyladenosine(37)-N6)-methyltransferase TrmO, whose translation is MNMSMHPIGFIRSCFPEKFGIPRQAGLVSEARATLELRPPYDTPEAVRGLEGFSHVWLIFVFHAHLASGWKPTVRPPRLGGNKRLGVFATRSPFRPNPIGLSAVALEGIVTEGGHTVLHLRGADLLDGTPVLDIKPYVPYADALPDAQGGFASERPQQTVQVDFTPETLAYCQKMQNSGYPHLEQLIRQVLTNDPRPAYQATKPGKHAFGMRLLDFELQWQAEQNRMTVTSLKKATE
- a CDS encoding chemotaxis protein CheW, producing MENTARDNEGLGVVEEDTQKDKYLTFSLAEEVYAIDICYVIEIIGILKITKVPDMPPFIKGVINLRGKVIPVMDVRARFGLPARDYDERTCVVVVNVADNAMGLVVDHVNEVMDIPAGQVEPSPAANGHGGGKYVKGIGKIDDEVKILLEVECLVK
- a CDS encoding methyl-accepting chemotaxis protein produces the protein MMKLNLRGKLLLPSFSVILLGMALTGWLSFGAAKSALEDLIQAQITQVSSGLGTQVDGFVEEVTGAVTMMSKRQVTLDLFAQRGGGSLNATAGANKALRQMFDDLDRFYLVAVTGADGTVVAASDSTVVGHMDLSQRQYFREAMTGRTAISNVIRDKSNGKPTFVVAVPVVVEGRTVGICLGSVDLERFNKNYIDPIQIGKLGYAYMVDGRGTFIAHPVAENILDKGISEYTWGKNLLGNERGVQKYQWLGKEKMVAYQRVGKTGWVVAAGAEMADIFAPVAHIRNLTIMVTLLTLLAVGAVIYMIARSIVNALQLGVLFAEDITAGDVSRRLDLDRDDEIGVLTTALDRMADGLENKAGLAEQIASGNLAVDVTLASDRDRLGKALVTMTDSLNDLVSQVQSAGEQIAAGSGQVADSSQSLSQGATESASSLEEVTASMVELGSQTRFNADNATKANQLAAHARDAAEKGNQQMAQMVTAMEDINASGQNISKIIKVIDEIAFQTNLLALNAAVEAARAGQHGKGFAVVAEEVRSLAARSATAARETADLIEGSVGKTQNGKHIADETATALKGIVDGVSTVTDLISEIAAASNEQAAGIEQINQGLGQIDQVTQQNTANAEESAAAAEELAGQADQMRIMLARFTVRQAGGQMVVQASPKALPEIKKSSKPEEQPALPAPSAKTKPEEVIALDDSDFGKY